ATTCCATGTGGAATACCAGATTGCAGCAGATGCTGGCGTGACTTACACGCAAGTCCTCAACGCCGATCCCACAGGCACCTTGCAGATCGGATTGCGCCCACGTGCCTCTCTGGGGATTTTCCGGGCCAACCTCAATCTGAAAGACCGCACAGTGACAGGTCCTGATGGCAAACCGGTGGATGCCCTCAGCAGCAGCCATGTCGAAACGTTCATGTCGGATCAGCCTTCTTTTGGGGTCCATCTGGATGCAGGATTGCTCTGGAGCAATGCCGACCTGAGTGTGGGTCTGGGGGTTCGCAATCTGGTGCAGTACATGGCTTGGCAAGGCAGATACGACACCTATGAACAGGGCAAGAACACCTCCAGAGCAGGCACGTTTCTGGAACCCATCTTCGCTCCAGAGGTCCTTGCCAACGTGGCTTACCAGATCCCAGAAGGAGAGAACAAATGGCTGCTCGGGGCCGATGTGGAATTCGGCTTCAACCGTGATTTTGGGGTGCATGTGGGTGGCGAATACCAGAGCGGCAACGTGATGTACCGCGCAGGTCTGGGTTACCAGAAAGGCTTTGAGGTGGGAGTGGGTGCAGGCATCCTGCTGAACGACTTCCTGATGCTGGATGTGGCCCTGACCGGACACCAGACCCAGATCGTGAGAAATTTTGTGCCCGGCATTGCTGTGGGTGCCAAAATCAAATTCTGAAGTTTCACGGATCAACGACCAGAAAAGAAAAATCCCGGGACACTCCGGGATTTTTTAATGTGACCACTCGGGTCAGATCAGGTTGGGGGTGTCTTTGAGGTGGGCCAGGTGATCGGGAATGTCCTGTGTGGGACCATCCTGCATGAACACCTGCTCGGCCTTGTAACTGGAGCGGACCAGAGGACCGGAAACCACTTCCAGGAAGCCCATCTCCATGCCGATTTGCTGGATCTCATCGAATTCCTGAGGGGTCCAGTATTTTTCCACAGGCAGGTGGTGACGGGTGGGACGCAAATACTGTCCAAAGGTGATGATGTCCACGCCTGCTTCACGGCAGTCTTTCATGGCCTGCACCACTTCCTCAAGGGTTTCCCCGAGGCCCAGCATGATGCTGGTTTTGGTGTACACGTCTTTGCGGTACTGCTTGGCGTGGGCCAGCACCTTGAGGGTCTGGCGGTAACTGGCACGGATGTCCCGCACCGGATGGGTCAGGCGCTCGACGGTTTCCAGATTCTGGGCGTACACGTGAACCCCAGAGTCCAGAATCAGTTCGATGCACTTGGTGTTGCCCTGAAAGTCGGGGGTGAGGGTCTCGACTTTGGTCTGGGGGTTCATTTTGATGATCTGCTCCACGGTGCGGGCAAAGTGGTAAGCCCCTCCGTCTGGCAGGTCGTCGCGGTCCACGCTGGTCAGAACCACATATTTGAGGTTCATCAGCTTGACCGACTCCGCCACGTTGTAAGGCTCCATGGCGTCCAGCTTGCCCTGAGGGTTGCCGGTGTCCACGGCACAGAAACGGCAGGCACGGGTGCAGATGTGCCCCATCAGCATGAAGGTGGCGGTGCCTCTGGACCAGCACTCACCGATGTTGGGGCACATGGCCTCCTCGCAGACGGTGTGCAGCTTGTGGTCCTTCACAATCCCTTTGGTGTGCTGGTAGATGTCTCCGCTGGGCATGCGGACTTTCAGCCACTCGGGTTTTTTCTCTCTGACGGGTTCGGCATTCTTGCGGTAAATGCCGTTCTTGATGTACCGGGGTTCGCTCATGGTGCCTCTTTTTTAAAGCTCAGGAATCGAAAAGTCGTAATCCTGAAAGGTTTGCCTGAAGTCCTCTTCCACAAAAGCTTTGACTTCCTGCACATTGATTTCACGCCCGAGGAGTTTCTGGAGGCTGGTGACCCCCCTGTCCTGAATGCCGCACGGCACGATGTAAGAGAAGTGCTCAAGGTTGGTGCTCACATTCAGGGCGAATCCATGGAACGCCACATGCTTCTGGATGGCCACGCCAATGGCGGCAACTTTTTCGTCACCGACCCATACGCCAGCGTAACCCGGAGAGCCAGTCGCTTCAAGCCCATACCGGGAGAGGGTTCTCACCAGAGCCTCTTCCAGCAAGCGTAAAAAATCGCGCACCCGCCTGCCGACAGGGAAAATCGGGTATCCGACCAGCTGACCGGGTCCGTGGTAGGTCACGTCTCCGCCCCGCTCGATGGCATGCACGGCAATGCCCTGCTCGGAAAGAAAATCTCTGGGAACGATGATGTTTTCCCCCTCTTTGGCTTTGCGCCCGAGGGTCAGCACCGCAGGATGCTCGACCAGCAGCAGGGTTGGCGGAAGTTCCCTGCGTGCCACGCCAGCATGCACTTCGTGCTGCACATCCCATGCTTTGAGGTACTCAAGCGTGCCAAGGTCGGTCACGCGGAATGTTTCACTCACGTTAAGCATTCTAAGGGTTTTTGGGCTGGGACAGTGGGAGGCAAGGATCAATTGGCAGAAGGCCGAGGGCATAGGGCCGAGGGCATTTGTAGGGGTGAGGCGTGCCTCGCCTATTGCAGAAGGCAGAAGGCAAAAAGCAGAAGGCAGAAGGCAAAAAGCAGAAGGCAAAAAGCAGAAGGCAAAAAGCAGAAGGGTTTATGCGGAGGACCAAGGGCCGAGAGCGGAGGGCAAATAAAGCTTTGGCTCAAGCTTTCAGGGCGAGGCATGCCTCGCCCCTACATCAATTGCCTTGACGATTTTTTGTAGGTACAACACGATGCTCTCGGCTCTCGGCTCTCGGCTCTCGGCTCTCGGCTCAACCGCCACATTTCAGACAGCTTTTTTCCCTGCACCTTGTCAAACTCAAACCATGATGCGCGAAAAAATGTACATGGTTTTGGGGTTTGTTTTGTTTGGCATTTCAGGGGCTCAAGCATGGTTCCTGACTGGAGGTTTGATCCACTGGCTCGGGGGAATTCAGTTTGTGGGATCGGTGGTTTGCTTGACCCTGTACTGGGTGAGAAACTGGACGGTGCAGCAGATGATGCCTGTTCTGTGGGCGCTCTGGGGGGTGGGTTTGCTGGCGTGGGTGCTGGACTTTTCCAGAGTGAGTCCTGCATTTGTGTTTGCCTTGCTGCTCTGGGGTCTTGCCTTACAGGACGAGCAAAGGAAATCCCGTGCTGATCGAAAGGTTAAGCATCAGGAAA
The genomic region above belongs to Deinococcus misasensis DSM 22328 and contains:
- the lipA gene encoding lipoyl synthase; the encoded protein is MSEPRYIKNGIYRKNAEPVREKKPEWLKVRMPSGDIYQHTKGIVKDHKLHTVCEEAMCPNIGECWSRGTATFMLMGHICTRACRFCAVDTGNPQGKLDAMEPYNVAESVKLMNLKYVVLTSVDRDDLPDGGAYHFARTVEQIIKMNPQTKVETLTPDFQGNTKCIELILDSGVHVYAQNLETVERLTHPVRDIRASYRQTLKVLAHAKQYRKDVYTKTSIMLGLGETLEEVVQAMKDCREAGVDIITFGQYLRPTRHHLPVEKYWTPQEFDEIQQIGMEMGFLEVVSGPLVRSSYKAEQVFMQDGPTQDIPDHLAHLKDTPNLI
- the lipB gene encoding lipoyl(octanoyl) transferase LipB, which codes for MSETFRVTDLGTLEYLKAWDVQHEVHAGVARRELPPTLLLVEHPAVLTLGRKAKEGENIIVPRDFLSEQGIAVHAIERGGDVTYHGPGQLVGYPIFPVGRRVRDFLRLLEEALVRTLSRYGLEATGSPGYAGVWVGDEKVAAIGVAIQKHVAFHGFALNVSTNLEHFSYIVPCGIQDRGVTSLQKLLGREINVQEVKAFVEEDFRQTFQDYDFSIPEL